The sequence GAGAGGTTCATCCTCCATATCTGGTAGTTTCCTATTTAGGCAATGTGATATTTTGTAGATAGATGCTGTTTGTATTTCATGATGCCTCCTACACATGGCTACGGGGTGCATAATTATCGAAATAGATAACATACATATCATCATAGCATATGAAACATTTTTGTCAAAGATAAAGGGAATATGCAGCGCTTATAAATCGCGAAATCTGCTCCATGCTAATTTAGAGCAAGCCGCCGGGCGGAACAAATTGTAACGGGGAATGTTGTAAACTATCCTAACCTTGCTTTTACTGCGTTTTCTTTGACAAATTGAATACTTGGTCATCAACTAGTAGTAGTCTCTTTAACAATGAAATTATCATATATAAAGTCAAGTGTTGCTCTCAGACACATACTCTCATCAGTCACCCTCCCTTTTTACCATCATCATACATTGCACGTCTTACACTCATCATGGCCCAAGCTCTCACTTTTCCGTCCCCGACTAAAAAATGGCATCACAAAGCACAGCCATCTACACTGCCCACTCGTCATGAGTTATCTTCCAAGGGAAAATCCGTGATAGTCACAGGAGGAGGTACCGGCATTGGCGGGGAGACGGCCCGCTACTTCGCTGAAGCGGGCGCGTCGAGAATCGCTCTGCTCGGCCGCCGGACGCAGCCGCTTCTTGACAACAAAGCTTTCATTGAGGAGAAATTCCCCGGGGTCGAAGTTATAACTGTATCTACAGACATCACCAAGAAAAGTGACGTAGATGCGGCATTCTCCCAGTTCGCCGGCAACGGGAAGATTAATGTCCTCGTCCACAGCGCAGCTGTAATCGGACCCAAAGAGGGTGTTGCAAATGCAGACGGCGATAGCTATCTCGAGGCTATCCAAGAAAATATCGCCGGTGCGCTATGGGTTGCGCAAGCATTCCTTCGTCACGCCGCGCCGGATGcagtcgccatcatcattaaCTCGTGGGCCGCGCATCTGAGTCTCA comes from Trichoderma asperellum chromosome 3, complete sequence and encodes:
- a CDS encoding uncharacterized protein (EggNog:ENOG41) — encoded protein: MAQALTFPSPTKKWHHKAQPSTLPTRHELSSKGKSVIVTGGGTGIGGETARYFAEAGASRIALLGRRTQPLLDNKAFIEEKFPGVEVITVSTDITKKSDVDAAFSQFAGNGKINVLVHSAAVIGPKEGVANADGDSYLEAIQENIAGALWVAQAFLRHAAPDAVAIIINSWAAHLSLNDVFSSYCVAKLAVYRLWDTITISNPSLSVFHTQPGVVLTEMNLRAGGAASFEGIKTDDGK